In Nitrospinaceae bacterium, the sequence CCCTGTCTCTTGAAACCTAAAGAGGTCTTATTCATTCCCGACCCCGGCACTATTTTTTTCGATAAAAAGGCGTTTTAACAACTTTCGCCGCCCGGGCCTTTCCCCGGATATCCACCTCAACATCGCTCCCTACCTCTGCATGGGAAATTGGAACGTAGCCGATGCCAATGGCTTTGCCAAGCGAGGGACTCATGGTTCCGCTTGTGACGACCCCGGCGGGCTCTCCACCCAATAAAATCGGGGCCCCGTGACGGGGGATACCTCTGTCCACCATCTCAAGGCCCACGAGTTTCCGGGACAGGCCCTGCTCTTTAATCTCAAGAAGACGCTCCCTGCCTACAAAATCACCCGCCTTAAACTTGACCACCCAGCCGAGGCCCGCCTCGATCGGATTCGTCTCCTCGTCGATATCGTTCCCATAAAGTGCAAATTTCATCTCGGTTCTTAAGGTATCTCTCGTCCCGAGACCAGCGAGAACCAACCCCAGGGGTTCGCCCGCCTCAAGTAGAGCGTCCCATACCGCAGGGGCATCCGCTGATGCTAGATAAAGCTCAAAACCATCCTCTCCCGTATAGCCTGTGCGAGAGACGAGCACCCGGCACCCTGCCACCTCTCTTTCGGCGGCGGTGTAATACCCAATTTCCTCAAGAACACCCCCACCAGGTATCAATTTGGCCAGTATTTCAGGCGCGGCAGGGCCCTGTGGGGCAATAAGAGCGGTGTCAGTGCTGATATTTCTAAATTCGACACCCTCTCTCTTATGGGCCGACATCCACTCCCAGTCTTTTTCAATGTTCGAAGCGTTGACCACGGCCAGAAACCGCTCGGGCGCCAGCCGATAAAGAGTCAGATCATCCACGATGCCGCCACTCTCGCGGCACATGGCCGAGTAAAGAACTTTGCCAACCTCCAGTTTCTCGACATTATTCGTCAAGAGGCCCTGCAAAAATGCCTCGGCACCCGATCCTTGAACCTCGAACTCGCCCATATGGC encodes:
- the gcvT gene encoding glycine cleavage system aminomethyltransferase GcvT — translated: MTEAGETLLHTPLYDAHLRAGAKMVPFAGFEMPVLYAGVMDEHKATRSAAGLFDISHMGEFEVQGSGAEAFLQGLLTNNVEKLEVGKVLYSAMCRESGGIVDDLTLYRLAPERFLAVVNASNIEKDWEWMSAHKREGVEFRNISTDTALIAPQGPAAPEILAKLIPGGGVLEEIGYYTAAEREVAGCRVLVSRTGYTGEDGFELYLASADAPAVWDALLEAGEPLGLVLAGLGTRDTLRTEMKFALYGNDIDEETNPIEAGLGWVVKFKAGDFVGRERLLEIKEQGLSRKLVGLEMVDRGIPRHGAPILLGGEPAGVVTSGTMSPSLGKAIGIGYVPISHAEVGSDVEVDIRGKARAAKVVKTPFYRKK